The Silene latifolia isolate original U9 population chromosome X, ASM4854445v1, whole genome shotgun sequence genome contains the following window.
ATTttataacactcccccttggatgacCATTCCTTAAAATAACATAATGTCTGGTGATGCGCATGGAAtgctgcctcgttaaaaccttacCAGGAAAACCCAATGGGAAAAAACCATGgtgaaggaaaaagagtacagcgcgCAAAAACTCCCCCTGACAAGTATATCACTGAAGATCTTTGAAACGACGCAATCCAAGTTGATGAAGCAACTTCTTAAATGTTGTAGTAGGAAGAGCTTTAGTAAATAGATCGGCTAAATTTTCACTTGAGCGAATTTGTTGAACATTAATATCGCCACTCTTTTGAAGATCATGAGTGAAGAAGAATTTTGGTGATATGTGCTTTGTTCTGTCACCTTTGATATAACCTTCCTTTAGTTGTGCAATACATGCTGCATTGTCTTCATATAAAACTGTGGGTGCTTCTTTCTGGAAGGACAACCCGCAATCTTCGTATATCTTTGAATTACAGATCTTAGCCATATACATTCACGCTTGCCTCGTGAATTGCTAAAATCTCGAGAATGATTAGAAGAAGTAGTCGTTATAGTTTGTTTCATAGAGCGCCAAGAAATGGCGGTACCACCCAGGTAAACACATATCCGGTTTGTGATCGGGCATTATGAGGATCGATAAATAACCCGCATCTCGCAAAACCAACTAGATTTTCTCTGGACATGTTAGGGAAAAACAAACCCATATCCTTCGTACCTTGAAGATAACGAAGTACATGTTTAATCCCATTCCAATGCCTTTGGGTTGACAAGAACTAAACCTGGCTAATAAATTAACGGAAAATGATATATCAGGTCTAGTATGACATGCAATATACATCAAAGGCGCCAATTGCACTTAAATAAGGTACTTCAGGACCAAGAATCTCTTCATTATTTTCTCTTGGGCGAAATGGATCTTTATCAATATCAAGTGATCGTACTACCATTGGAGTACTCAAAGGATGTGCTTTATCCATAAAAAATTTGTTAAGTACCTTTTCCGTGTATGTTGCTTGGTGTAAGAGAATTCCATTATTTAAATGTTCAATTTGTAAACCCAAACAAAATTTGGTTTTCCCGAGATCTTTCATCTCAAACTCTTTCTTTAAATATTCCACTGTCACTGAAATTTCTTCAAGTGTtccaatgatatttaaatcatcaaCATACACCGCTATTATAACAAATCCTGATCCAAATTTCTTTATAAAAATGCAGGGGGTAATAGGATCATTCTTGTATCCTTCCTTTGTCAAGTACTCACTGAGGCGGTTATACCACATACGCCCAGATTGTTTTAATCCATAAAGAGATCTATTCAACTTGATGGAGAAATGTTCCCTAGAACTTGATGAGTTTGCTTCTGGCAACTGAAAACCTTCTGGgagtttcatatatatatatcattatcCAGTGGACCATACAGATAAGCTGTGACTACGTCCATTAGGCGTAAGTCAAGACCTTCTTTCACTGTCAGACTGATTAAAAATCTAAAAGTAGTTGCATCCACCACAGGAGAATATGTCTCTTCATAATCAATACCGGGTCTTTGTAAAAATCCTTGTGCAACTAATCGAGCTTTATATCTCATAATCTCACCATTTTCATTTCTCTTTCGCACAAAGACCCATTTGTGTCCCACTAGCTTTACACCTTCAGGTGTACGGACTACTGGTCCAAAAACTTCTCTCTTTTCAAGAGATTTCAATTCTGATTCAATTGCTTCTTTCCATTTTGGCCAATCATCTCTTTGTCTACATTGATCAATAGACTTGGGTTCATGATCCTCTTCATTTTTCATAACATCTAACGCAACATTGCATGCAAAAATATTGTCGACGTCGATTTGATTTCGGTTCCAAATAATACCAGACATGATATAATTTATTGAGATCTCTTCATTTTCGTGTACACGAGTTTCTTCCGAACTAAATTTTCAATCATGTCCATAGTCTCTTCAGGAGATTTGTGTAAATTTACATCCTCGAACGGGCCATCTTCATtctttgctccttttctttttcgAGGATTTTTATCCTTGGAACCAATTGGTCTTCCACGCTTCTGGCGTGCACTAGATTTATTACCAATTCTTGTTTGTCCTTCTGGGATTTTAATTTGAAATGGAGCATTTACAGCTGGAATATGTGACTTAGTCACTCTTTTTGGGTCAGTAAAAGCATCTGGCAGTTGATTAGCTAAGCTTTGTAAATGAATTATCTTTTGAACTTCAAGTTCACATTGTTTAGTACGAGGATCAAGATGAGATAGTGATAATTCATTCCATTTAATTTCCTTTTCCAACTGTTTGTCTTCTCCCCCTAAACTTGGGAAAACTGACTCGTTAAAATGACAATCTGCAAAACGAACCTTAAATAAATCCCCTGTGGTTGGCTCAAGATATTTAATTATTGAAGGAGATTCAAATCCAACATATATTCCCAACCTTCTTTGGGGACCCATCTTTGTGCGTTGTGGTGGAGCTATTGGTACATAAACCGCACAACCAAAAACTCTAAGATGGGAAATATTTGGTTCCTGACCATGAACCAATTGAGACGGGGAGAATTTATGATAACTTGTTGGTCTGATGCGAATAAGTGATTTTGCATGTAGTATAGCATGTCCCCAAGCAGAAATTGGGAGTTTAGACCTCATAAGTAATGGTCTAGCAATTAGTTGAAGTCGTTTGATTAAAGATTGACTAGACCGTTTTGTGTATGAACATGGGCTACAGGATGTTCAACATTTATCCCAATCGACATGCAATAATCATTAAAAGTTTGAGAAGTAAATTCACCAGCATTATCAAGACGAATATTCTTGATAGGTGTATCTGGAAAGTGTGCTCGTAATTTTATTAATTGAGCAAGTAATCTCGCAAACGCCAGGTTTCGAGTTGATAACAAGCATACATGGGACCATCTAGTCGATGCATCGATAAAACCATAAAATATCTAAATGGTCCACTTGATGGATGTATTGGTCCACAAATATCCCCTTGTATACGTTCCAGAAAACTAATTGATTCAAAATTTATCTTAACTGGTGAAGGACGAATTATAAGTTTCCCTTGTGAACAAGCAGCACAGGGAAAATTATTAGGAAGAAACTTCCAGTTCTTCAAAGAATGTCCACATGAATTTTGCACTATCCTTCGCATCATTGTTGAACCGGGATGGCCTAACCGGTCGTGCCAAATTATAGAGTTATCGCTAAACTTCTGGTTTAAAATAGCATTGACTTCAATCGTATTAATTTTTGTGTAGTACAAACCAGTAGAGAATGTAGGCAACTTTTCTATTACGTGTTTCGtgctgtaacaccccggtttataaaagaagtcctcgtcaagacattctctaataaaacggactgttaccatcttggtttcccgaggtagtgaataacaaattaaactccaaggcaatttatataatattttaacttaattattacaaattctcttttctaattaaattacaagaactgacataaataaaagtgaagtcttctagatgatgatctagttactaagtcgtctgatccagtgtctcacgcccatccgcctccgtcctatctcttaaaccgcatcaagtctgctccccataaaacggttcatcacggtgttcacgaatacacgtggtcaaccacgaggttgagtagggaaaacaataaaacaataaaatatgatatgcatgatactccgtcacctccgtctccatctcaactcatcacacacatctcatatccCGGAACgccttgaccataccgatcccagtagactatatatcgaccgaagccgatccgCCACCAATACGGTGAGGACAcaggcaagtctgcagaacccgcctgggccttatcacaacatcacatcgtatctcaacatcgtcaccaccacatcatcctccaactccaatgcatatgaaatgctcaacagtaattaatgcaatgcaatatgtatataaatcactgaactgataaatcataaagtcatgccgatttaccgatgttgtgatatcatactcaatacgatcaaatcaatcaatcaccttcccgaaTATAAATGGTAACGTAATTCAACCACcatgaaacaagtcaacacaattcgatcaataacgataataggactagtgtatttccctacctcaaagtgccagcaaatccaattaagcgattaagcgatcttaaataaagcaatgaatttgattatcgatccttcacgaatccgtcacctagaacaattataatatttataattactaactactaaatatagaaatctctcaaaatagaaactttcccgttatagtaactttccattttaaacaaacccgactcagaataattaattatgattaattattattttattttaataactcggaactaaaatcaaatgataattaaaggattaacgaaTTATGTGATTAAGAATACccgaattaattaatttgaacaactcaacaacccgactcaaaacccgtcttaaattatttaaataactcgggaattaagttaaataattaatttaatgaattaaacgatttaagacaaacccgaatcaaacataaacaattcaacaatcccgactcaaattaCGAACTTGAAACAAAGCTTTATAACCCATTTCAACTCGGCCCCAAATACCCTTACCCCATGACTCGTGCAACCACGGCGGTGGCGCGCCACATCGCCACCGTGGTCCCCCAACCGTCCTGGACCCCAGCCCCCCTCACCACCGTGGTCGACTCAAAGGCGAGTCGACCACGGTCACCAACACCCCCGACGCAGACCACAACCCCGCAAAAACCCTTGACTCCTTCCGATTTTTACTCGCACCCACGACCCAGACACGACTCCCCATGTGCCCCACCACCACCGTGGCCTTGCCTGACACACGGAGGTTCCAACTACCCTGTCACCACCtcgtcgacctccccctagtcgacgttgGCACCACCCAATCCTAACCATTTAAAACCCCACGAAAACCAATAACCGGACCCGTTTTGAAAGTCTCGTCGACAAAGCCTCCGCCGCCATTTCCACCACCCACActcaccctaaccaccaccatgtCACTCGCCACACACCCCACTACCCATATACCCCATCCACAACCACCATAAACACCTCCCCTAGCCACGAAATAACAACCAAAAGCCCGACAGAAATGGGAAAACAGAGGAGGAGGGGTGAACTCATACCTTTTTCGCCACTATAACAGCCGCCAGGGTTGACCACGGCCGCCGACAACCGCCCTTAGGTCTTCCTAGCTGCACCGTCACCACCCAGACACTCTCTCTCCCTCTCAAATTGCGTGAAGGTGGAGATTGGATATGGtgaagtgagggaggcgggttgagtgaatctgagaggagggaggcggttgaggtactattagggttaggtttagggttagggttgggCTTTAGGGTTTAATTGGGCTGAACAGTTAATGGGCCAACTTACTGGGTTAGCTAACAATTCGAattccttataaacccgtctcaattagcttatatcgatacaacgcgagttaattaaaataatttacgtaattatcgactcaacaattaacccgatataattagtaatataaaatgtataataattaatatatactaatatccgtttaatttattatataaaaaatacggggtattacacgtGCCTTGGGTTATACTCGTGATTTGAAGGAATTCATTATTCCCTTCACTTATTGTCTCAATATGATATCCATTTCGGCGAATATCTTTAAAGCTTAACAAGTTTCTTTGAGACTTAGGAGAGTATAATGCATCAACAACTTCAATTTTAGTTCCCCAAGGTAATAATATACCTGCTCTTCCGGAGCCTTCAATAATGTTTGTACTACCCGATATAGTACTCACACTAGTCTTTTTCATCGTCAAATGAGAAAAATATTTCATATTCTTAAGTATTGTATGGGTAGTTGCACACAATCGCAATACATAATTCTTCATCATTTATTCCCATTCGAATTCGTGGGGTATTCATTTTCTTCAAGGAAATAAAATATGCGTCATTAAAACAAACATAAATATAATAAGAATGATAAATATAGATTTAAATAAAAATACCATATTGAATAATACATATAAACTATACATAGGATCCTTTAAATTCTAAACACACCATATAAATGATAAAACAAGCATAAAACGTCCTAACACGAATTGATATAGATAATTTGATAGTCTTAAAAGTTCATAATTATTATCTAATTCCCTTCGGGGGTCGGGAAGAAATCATCCACTTCTAGGTGAGTTGTATCGCCTGAATCAAAGTCACCTTCGCCATCTTCAATCACCATATTTGTTTCGGTattctttcttttttctctttcttaTCGATTGAAGATAAAGATCAACAAGGTGTTTGGGTGTGCGACAAACGCGTGACCAATGCCCTTTTGCACCACAACGATAACATATATTGGTCACAGTTTCGCTTTTATCTTTCTCACCCGTATGATCTTTTCGGTTCCACTGCAGGTGGGAATGTGTCTTTTTGAGATAACCTCCAGGACCTCCATTACGACCACCAAATCTACGTCCACGTCCACGCCCACGGCCTAGCCATTGTCCACGGCCACGGCCTTGACCACTGCTGCTGGCATGGTCTCTATAATTCCCCTTTTCATTATAGGACATAATGTTTGCTTTCGGCAATGGGGTAGAACAAAGAGGGCGTGATtcatgatttttcatcaaaagcTCATTATTTTGTTCAGCCACCAACAAACAAGATATTAATTCAGAATATTTCTTAAAGCCCTTTTCACGATATTGTGTCTGCAGGACAATATTATTAGCGTGAAAAGTAGAATATGTTTTTTCTAACATATCCATATCTGTGAATTTCTCGCCACATAACTTCAATTGAGAAGTAATTTTGAACATGGCTGAATTATATTCACCGATGATTTGAAATCTTGCAATCTCAAATGCATCCAATCATAGCGAGCGTTTGGCAATATGACGGTTTTTTTGGTGATCATACCTTTCCTTTAGATTGCTCAAAGGATTTGTGGGTCTTTAATAGTTAAATATTCGTTTTTAAGACCCTCGTGGAGGTGACGGCGAAGAAATATCATAGCATTAGCCTTATCTTGACATGTTGTTTTATTTCCATCTTTTATCGTCTCACCAAGCCCTTTTGCATCTAGGTGTATTTCAGCATCTAACACCCAAGGTAAATAATTCTTTCCCGAAATTTCAAGGGCCGCAAATTCAAGTTTTGCAAGGTTTGACATGATTTTCACTATTAACAATATAACAATTTAAATTAGGTCATGAAAATTAtcatgaaataaaaaaaataacaaaacaaaacaaaaataaaataaaataaaagttttCTTGAGTAATCTATACACAAAGTGCATGGTAGACACCAATGTTAGCGTGTAATCAGATACAAAGTATACGAGAGACCAAATATATCAAATTAATTATGTATGAATGAATATAGTATATAGATGTGTAACATGAAAATCAACAAATTTATCAAACAAATTGTGTAATATGCAAATGGAGTCTCATAATGCAAGTTATCATTATCTTTAATGTCAATTATTTATCATTGAAGAGTTTAACTACGGTTATATGTATGATTATGTACATGCAAAGATTATGTGAATAAAAGAATTCATATATACAAGTGAATGTGTAAAAACTTGTGTCATAATCACAATAATATAAATTTAGTATAGATAGAAAACTTACAAATTAATTTGGTAGATTTGTTAAGCAAGGATCTAAAATCGAAATCAAAGGCGAAAAACTATAAGTTCGCAACAAATCTAAATTTGATGATTCTCCCAAATGTGTTATTGATCTTGAATAGAGAATCGTGCTGATAACGTATTATAATTCTACTTTGATAagagaagattaaagagagaaaacaaTATAAGAGAAAgtgagtattgttgttgtatatATCTTCATCCATGTACATGTGATACATATATATAGATTACAAAGATACCTCTTGGTGAAAGGTAACAATGGTTCCTAAAGGATAAGGAGATGGAAAGT
Protein-coding sequences here:
- the LOC141616875 gene encoding uncharacterized protein LOC141616875 gives rise to the protein MDMLEKTYSTFHANNIVLQTQYREKGFKKYSELISCLLVAEQNNELLMKNHESRPLCSTPLPKANIMSYNEKGNYRDHASSSGQGRGRGQWLGRGRGRGRRFGGRNGGPGGYLKKTHSHLQWNRKDHTGEKDKSETVTNICYRCGAKGHWSRVCRTPKHLVDLYLQSIRKRKKKEYRNKYGD